A genomic window from Osmia bicornis bicornis chromosome 6, iOsmBic2.1, whole genome shotgun sequence includes:
- the LOC114879904 gene encoding zinc finger and BTB domain-containing protein 14-like isoform X3, translated as MTCRRHLQLAFMINYRSILTMGEKTFNLTWNNHLANLSGLFEGLYKSGSLTDTTLACQGGMLRAHRLVLAACSPYFERVFKEHYGEQPILILKGVAVEEMECLLDFMYRGSIDIAEEHLPSLIKTATDLEIRGLSGDQRNQENNRSPYTRVETRMQRCHIETRVHTTEYMKEPSVIPFLPKQSSVESLEDHIKMEEIEVEDDPMVIDGHDDAFDEPLRSSETQIRRMPPPMYKRETRFKGQKRVSVGRSTRNSDPLEIKPRDRILLKENAARDENYDDSSNVVKSELNFNNGSSDPTVPDIQMNDDLQERDESLESSKGTDDSSRLTIKKKSDLSSKRLNEGKETRPILPKSEKAQYKPFSCDLCTLAFTRASHLARHRRVHTGERPFACSICPRMFARQDKLKQHLDSHLQWPKRKNSLSSSSCHSSSSVPTKGKRGRPRKVNLEQSAMEEILQFGEFSSLLNKSHSTNSTDKNEDFLSVKNERTMKDPEEDDTAEDKNEKKEKDSNKDKDNYGCQVENGQDIV; from the exons ATGACCTGTCGGCGTCACTTACAATTAGCGTTTATGAT AAACTACAGAAGTATCCTAACAATGGGCGAGAAGACGTTCAATCTTACTTGGAACAATCATCTGGCGAACCTGTCTGGATTGTTTGAAGGACTCTACAAAAGTGGTTCTTTGACTGACACAACGTTAGCTTGTCAAGGTGGAATGTTAAGGGCGCATAGATTAGTTTTGGCAGCGTGTAGCCCTTATTTTGAAAGGGTATTCAAGGAACACTATGGTGAACAGCCAATTCTGATTTTAAAAG GGGTTGCAGTAGAAGAAATGGAGTGTCTACTAGATTTCATGTATCGAGGGTCTATTGATATCGCCGAAGAACACTTGCCATCATTGATTAAAACCGCGACGGATCTAGAGATTCGAGGTCTTTCGGGCGACCAAAGGAACCAGGAAAACAATCGTAGCCCTTACACGAGGGTTGAAACACGAATGCAGAGATGCCATATAGAAACTAGAGTCCATACGACCGAGTACATGAAGGAACCATCCGTGATTCCATTTTTACCGAAACAGTCTTCCGTGGAATCGTTGGAGGATCACATTAAAATGGAGGAGATCGAAGTTGAAGACGATCCGATGGTGATCGACGGGCACGACGATGCTTTCGACGAGCCCTTACGATCTTCGGAAACTCAAATC AGGCGTATGCCACCGCCGATGTACAAACGGGAGACAAGATTCAAAGGTCAGAAAAGGGTTTCTGTCGGACGTTCAACGAGAAACAGTGATCCACTGGAGATCAAACCGAGAGATCGTATCCTGCTAAAAGAGAACGCGGCGAGGGACGAGAATTACGATGATTCGTCGAACGTGGTTAAATCCGAACTGAATTTCAATAATGGCTCCTCAGATCCTACGGTACCGGACATTCAGATGAACGACGACTTACAAGAACGAGATGAGAGTCTG GAGTCTTCGAAGGGTACGGATGATAGTTCCAGGTTAACGATCAAGAAGAAAAGTGATCTTTCGTCGAAAAGGTTGAACGAAGGGAAAGAAACGAGACCGATATTGCCTAAATCTGAGAAAGCTCAATATAAACCTTTCTCCTGTGACCTATGCACTTTAGCATTTACGAGGGCTTCTCATTTAGCTAGACACAGAAGAGTTCACACGGGTGAAAGACCGTTCGCATGTAGTATTTGTCCGCGTATGTTTGCCAGACAGGATAAATTGAAACAACATTTGGACTCTCATTTACaatggccgaagagaaagaacAGTTTGTCCAGCTCGAGTTGTCATTCATCTTCGTCTGTACCTACCAAAGGAAAAAGGGGTAGACCACGAAAG GTAAATTTAGAACAATCAGCGATGGaagaaattttacaatttgGTGAATTCAGTTCTCTCCTGAACAAGTCTCATTCAACGAATTCGACTGATAAGAACGAAGATTTTCTTTCTGTCAAAAATGAAAGGACAATGAAAGATCCAGAAGAAGATGATACTGCAGAAGATAAAAacgagaagaaagagaaagactCGAACAAGGATAAAGATAACTATGGTTGTCAAGTGGAGAATGGTCAAGATATTGTCTAA
- the LOC114879904 gene encoding zinc finger and BTB domain-containing protein 14-like isoform X4: MGEKTFNLTWNNHLANLSGLFEGLYKSGSLTDTTLACQGGMLRAHRLVLAACSPYFERVFKEHYGEQPILILKGVAVEEMECLLDFMYRGSIDIAEEHLPSLIKTATDLEIRGLSGDQRNQENNRSPYTRVETRMQRCHIETRVHTTEYMKEPSVIPFLPKQSSVESLEDHIKMEEIEVEDDPMVIDGHDDAFDEPLRSSETQIRRMPPPMYKRETRFKGQKRVSVGRSTRNSDPLEIKPRDRILLKENAARDENYDDSSNVVKSELNFNNGSSDPTVPDIQMNDDLQERDESLESSKGTDDSSRLTIKKKSDLSSKRLNEGKETRPILPKSEKAQYKPFSCDLCTLAFTRASHLARHRRVHTGERPFACSICPRMFARQDKLKQHLDSHLQWPKRKNSLSSSSCHSSSSVPTKGKRGRPRKVNLEQSAMEEILQFGEFSSLLNKSHSTNSTDKNEDFLSVKNERTMKDPEEDDTAEDKNEKKEKDSNKDKDNYGCQVENGQDIV, from the exons ATGGGCGAGAAGACGTTCAATCTTACTTGGAACAATCATCTGGCGAACCTGTCTGGATTGTTTGAAGGACTCTACAAAAGTGGTTCTTTGACTGACACAACGTTAGCTTGTCAAGGTGGAATGTTAAGGGCGCATAGATTAGTTTTGGCAGCGTGTAGCCCTTATTTTGAAAGGGTATTCAAGGAACACTATGGTGAACAGCCAATTCTGATTTTAAAAG GGGTTGCAGTAGAAGAAATGGAGTGTCTACTAGATTTCATGTATCGAGGGTCTATTGATATCGCCGAAGAACACTTGCCATCATTGATTAAAACCGCGACGGATCTAGAGATTCGAGGTCTTTCGGGCGACCAAAGGAACCAGGAAAACAATCGTAGCCCTTACACGAGGGTTGAAACACGAATGCAGAGATGCCATATAGAAACTAGAGTCCATACGACCGAGTACATGAAGGAACCATCCGTGATTCCATTTTTACCGAAACAGTCTTCCGTGGAATCGTTGGAGGATCACATTAAAATGGAGGAGATCGAAGTTGAAGACGATCCGATGGTGATCGACGGGCACGACGATGCTTTCGACGAGCCCTTACGATCTTCGGAAACTCAAATC AGGCGTATGCCACCGCCGATGTACAAACGGGAGACAAGATTCAAAGGTCAGAAAAGGGTTTCTGTCGGACGTTCAACGAGAAACAGTGATCCACTGGAGATCAAACCGAGAGATCGTATCCTGCTAAAAGAGAACGCGGCGAGGGACGAGAATTACGATGATTCGTCGAACGTGGTTAAATCCGAACTGAATTTCAATAATGGCTCCTCAGATCCTACGGTACCGGACATTCAGATGAACGACGACTTACAAGAACGAGATGAGAGTCTG GAGTCTTCGAAGGGTACGGATGATAGTTCCAGGTTAACGATCAAGAAGAAAAGTGATCTTTCGTCGAAAAGGTTGAACGAAGGGAAAGAAACGAGACCGATATTGCCTAAATCTGAGAAAGCTCAATATAAACCTTTCTCCTGTGACCTATGCACTTTAGCATTTACGAGGGCTTCTCATTTAGCTAGACACAGAAGAGTTCACACGGGTGAAAGACCGTTCGCATGTAGTATTTGTCCGCGTATGTTTGCCAGACAGGATAAATTGAAACAACATTTGGACTCTCATTTACaatggccgaagagaaagaacAGTTTGTCCAGCTCGAGTTGTCATTCATCTTCGTCTGTACCTACCAAAGGAAAAAGGGGTAGACCACGAAAG GTAAATTTAGAACAATCAGCGATGGaagaaattttacaatttgGTGAATTCAGTTCTCTCCTGAACAAGTCTCATTCAACGAATTCGACTGATAAGAACGAAGATTTTCTTTCTGTCAAAAATGAAAGGACAATGAAAGATCCAGAAGAAGATGATACTGCAGAAGATAAAAacgagaagaaagagaaagactCGAACAAGGATAAAGATAACTATGGTTGTCAAGTGGAGAATGGTCAAGATATTGTCTAA